The genomic DNA GTATGTTCCAGCAAATACCGGACTTCGCGGATACTGCCAAAACGCAGTTTCTCGTCCCGCACATTGACGCTGTCGGTAAAAAAGAGTTCAATTTTCTTTGGGTCAGCACCTTCGTCAGAAAGGATGACGACGCCATCCCCATCAACAATGGCAACAAGATTGCCAATCAGTTTGGCGGTTTCTCTACAGAGACCCTTCAGTGAGCTGCCGTGCAGCACGATGTCCATCAGTTTCCTGTGGGCATGGTCCAGTTTTTGGAGAATTTTGTTTTGCTTGTTAAAAATCACGCCCAGGATGGGAGCGATTATTTCCGAAAAGGACAGGTCAAACGGGACTTCCAGCAAAGGGATGTGATGCTCGTCGGCGCGCCTGATCAGCTCTTCGGGTATCTCCCTGATAAAACGCTTGGGTTTGATGGCCAGCCCGGCTACTCCTTTTTCTTCCATCCTTGGCAGGAGCTTTTCCATCAAGTCAGGATACTCCCGGAAGGAATAGCCGGTGGTGAGCAGCAATTCTCCCTCCATCATCCAGTCCACAATATCCGGCACCTCGATGACGTTTACCAGCTTGATGACACGCCCCAGGCCTTCTCTGCCCCCAACTACGTTCAGCCTGTTGACAACTCCGAGCGAAAGGGCCTCCTTGACCGTTATGCCGTATTGTTTCTGCAAAAGCTCCACCTCCGGCCAAACCGGTTATCCTACCAAGACAGTAGCAAAGGCTTGTTCCCATTGTCAACAGTTTTTCTTTCACATGCCTGACTTAACTTCATACCCCACCCGGCACAAGGCGTAACATTGCTAGTCAATAGTCACTGTTACGGCCTGGGGGTGCCAGGTGACAAGAGCTCCCATGAACTCGGCCACAAAGCGGACCGGCACCATAGTGCGCCCGCCTCTGATTACAGGTCTGGTGTCCATTGGCCTTTCCTCGCCATTCACCCAGGCAGCCTGGCTGCCGACGGCAAGCTTTATTTCGGTCCCCGGCCTTACAATAGCAACAGTTTGGGTATTGGGATGCCAGATCACGTTTGACCCCAAGGCCTCGGCAATGAATCTGATGGGAACCATCAGGCGCTGATTGGTATCAATAAAAGGGGGAGAATCAAAGCTAACAGGTTTTCCCCCAACCTCCACCCGGATGCGCCCGTCCACCGCCAAGCCCCGGCTGGGTGCATTGCTGTAGAGCAGGTATTGTTTTCTCTCTTCTTTAAACTTATTCAATCCTGGGGCATATTTTTTCTCGATCTGCTGAGGCGACATCCGCTGCTCCAGGTATTGGCCGATCTTGCTGGTCCCCATTACTTTATCAAACATGACGATATTTGTTGCAGTGCTTTTGGGTACCGTAAACCTCCCCAGGGTAAAGGCATAAGCAAGGGCATAAAACCCGGTCCTGGCCGGATTAAAGGCTGCATGGTCATGGATATTGAGCCTGACCCCGCCGGCTTCCCCCCTGACTTCCGGGATAAAGGTTACCCCTGGCAGACCCGCCTGGTTCAGGACTTCCGCATACCTTTCGGCATTCAGACCCCTCCCGCCGATCCACTTAAATTTGTCGGCCATCCTTACTCCGGTTCCCTCGCCTAAGCCAGTTACCATATAACCGAAAACCGAATCCAGGTCCGGGATGTTGGGCGAAGTCTGCACCCATGGCAATCCTGTGTCCTGGTACAGCATTTGCCTGGTATAGCCCTCCATGGTGATTACCGTCAGGTCAGCCCCAATCTTGCGGTTGAAAAACCTGGCCAGTTCCCCGGCAGTCATTCCATGGGCCATCGGCAGGTTATCCACCCCGACAAAAGAGATATACCGGTCTTCCATCATCGGGCCTTCCACTATTACGCCTCCCACCGGGTTAGGCCGGTCCAGGACGATAATCGGGATATTGTGCTCCTGGGCAGCCACCATGCAGTAATTCATGGTAGACATGAAGGTATAAGTGCGGGAACCGATGTCCTGCATGTCAAAAACCAGGATATCTATATTCTTCAGCATTTTGGCCGTTGGTTTCCGGGTCGGCCCGTAGAGACTGTAGACAGGAATCCCAAGCCGCGAATGAATAGTTGATTCCACATAGGCACCGGCTTTCGCGGTACCCTCAATCCCATGTTCCGGTCCATAGAGAGCTACCAGATTGATCGCCGGGTCAGCAGCAAAAATATCGATCAGGCTTCGACCCTGACTGTCTACTCCCGCCTGGTGGGTAACGAGACCCACCCGTTTACCTTCAATCAGGTGGCGGTACTTGGCCAGCAGCACTTCATTCCCTAGCTTGAACCGGGGTCCAGAGGTTTG from Syntrophomonadaceae bacterium includes the following:
- a CDS encoding DUF1343 domain-containing protein, with amino-acid sequence MRKIVVLMLIAALMMLQVNLFAQTSGPRFKLGNEVLLAKYRHLIEGKRVGLVTHQAGVDSQGRSLIDIFAADPAINLVALYGPEHGIEGTAKAGAYVESTIHSRLGIPVYSLYGPTRKPTAKMLKNIDILVFDMQDIGSRTYTFMSTMNYCMVAAQEHNIPIIVLDRPNPVGGVIVEGPMMEDRYISFVGVDNLPMAHGMTAGELARFFNRKIGADLTVITMEGYTRQMLYQDTGLPWVQTSPNIPDLDSVFGYMVTGLGEGTGVRMADKFKWIGGRGLNAERYAEVLNQAGLPGVTFIPEVRGEAGGVRLNIHDHAAFNPARTGFYALAYAFTLGRFTVPKSTATNIVMFDKVMGTSKIGQYLEQRMSPQQIEKKYAPGLNKFKEERKQYLLYSNAPSRGLAVDGRIRVEVGGKPVSFDSPPFIDTNQRLMVPIRFIAEALGSNVIWHPNTQTVAIVRPGTEIKLAVGSQAAWVNGEERPMDTRPVIRGGRTMVPVRFVAEFMGALVTWHPQAVTVTID